A genome region from Streptomyces antimycoticus includes the following:
- a CDS encoding restriction endonuclease-related protein — MADQQLMPDWLSNPDVVLLRDVATAIVHLAGVDRLDSFALPYPASAQRALDALVLQCLLNGARPPAGVPEMVRWGRARPLGSWPLDRLPLDLFARGDRLIDEDSGEPSQLCHELAVEGYSSSTGRQYDRLVIQEALRACRTMASPESYTAFRRLLVTRPVLTEADWMEVSTDLYLDPVRFLIEEIYAPAPLGYRRGGSYLCCHRCLTLLHPVSDKDWWCERDQCRHRGPAPHGRALAATEVGQLRQLRKPLRQFVTGPGQAEVTLEGELRAMGLTVEMWPGFDAYDLRITFPDGHVWAVDVKDWAHPGLLGRSATTVRGEPPYDEACWVVPSFRVRMRRDYLDIFARERRDRAGGLRLLTDDQLKRAARLRLRGERGAEASIAARAVPPNASQKTPRAASRKAADKNGADHA, encoded by the coding sequence GTGGCTGACCAGCAGCTTATGCCGGACTGGCTGTCCAACCCCGATGTGGTCCTCCTGCGGGACGTCGCCACCGCCATCGTGCACCTCGCGGGCGTCGACCGCCTCGACTCCTTCGCCCTGCCCTATCCGGCTTCGGCGCAGCGGGCTCTCGACGCACTGGTGCTGCAGTGCTTGCTCAACGGAGCGCGACCGCCGGCCGGGGTGCCCGAGATGGTCCGCTGGGGTCGGGCCCGCCCGCTGGGCAGCTGGCCGCTCGACCGGCTGCCCCTGGACCTGTTCGCCAGGGGCGACCGACTGATCGACGAGGACTCCGGCGAGCCTTCACAGCTCTGCCACGAACTCGCCGTCGAGGGATATAGCAGCAGCACCGGCCGGCAGTATGACCGCCTGGTCATCCAGGAAGCCTTGCGGGCCTGCCGCACCATGGCATCGCCGGAGTCCTACACCGCCTTCCGTCGACTCCTGGTCACCCGCCCCGTTCTGACCGAAGCGGACTGGATGGAGGTCAGCACCGACCTCTACCTCGACCCCGTCCGCTTCCTGATCGAGGAGATCTACGCCCCTGCCCCTCTCGGGTACCGGCGGGGCGGCTCGTACCTCTGCTGCCACCGCTGTCTGACGTTGCTCCACCCGGTGTCCGATAAGGATTGGTGGTGCGAGCGCGACCAGTGTCGGCACCGGGGACCCGCACCACACGGCCGGGCACTCGCCGCCACGGAAGTGGGTCAGCTGCGCCAACTACGCAAACCACTGCGACAGTTCGTCACCGGACCGGGGCAGGCGGAGGTCACCTTGGAGGGTGAACTACGCGCCATGGGCCTCACAGTCGAAATGTGGCCCGGTTTCGATGCGTACGACCTGCGAATCACTTTCCCGGACGGGCACGTCTGGGCCGTCGACGTCAAGGACTGGGCTCACCCCGGGTTGCTCGGACGGTCCGCCACAACCGTCCGGGGCGAACCACCGTACGACGAGGCCTGCTGGGTGGTGCCGTCCTTCAGGGTCCGGATGCGCCGTGACTATCTCGACATCTTCGCCCGAGAGCGGCGCGACCGGGCGGGCGGCCTCCGTCTGCTGACTGACGACCAGCTAAAGCGGGCCGCACGGCTGCGGCTGCGAGGCGAACGCGGAGCGGAGGCGTCCATCGCAGCCAGGGCTGTACCCCCGAACGCGTCGCAGAAGACGCCACGGGCGGCATCTCGGAAAGCCGCCGACAAGAACGGAGCAGACCATGCGTGA